The following DNA comes from Rhea pennata isolate bPtePen1 chromosome 22, bPtePen1.pri, whole genome shotgun sequence.
TCATGCTGCTCTTTAACTCTTCTAGCTTGTTCTAATGcttttgtttggattttgtaCTTCATTCAGGTGGAAGTTAATATTACAAACCTCTACAATATCCGTCATCTCCTAGTATTGTGAAGGGGGGGGCTCAGCAGGAAAATTTGCTATGGGCTGAAGGACTCAGCAGGAGGTTCTGAAAGAGTTTAAGTACAGATGAATAGTTGGTCCAatctttgtatttgaaataacacagttgtataaaatatttggattgAAAACTTCCTGTCttctcctatttattttttcttgttttttattaataaatgttGTTACATATGTACTGTGCAATTATTCTAGTGCAGCCAAAATATATgggaagaaacaaagcatttgTGCCTCTTGGAACTTTCTGATCTTAGGCAGAAAAtagatgtgtttttttccaagacttTAGGAGGACATCTTCCTTGTTTGTCTAATCTGTTTTATCTGCTGGTCAGacactgtgtatatatatgtactcAGGAACTGGAGTACATCAGTTTCCTTTCTTACCAAACGCAAATATTTATGACAGGCCTGATCCAAAGTCTACTGAGATGTATGGAGCtcttaaaaatgtaacttaGCTAGAGGAATCTCCTAATTCTTTGTTTAAGTTTAGTTGGGCTATAGGGTATTTTCCTTAAGAAGTAagttggggattttttttgcttttatacatgtgtatacacacacacacacacacacacacacacacaaatattacTTTTGGTTTACTCACAAGCCAGCTTTATGGACTCCTTAAGGAGCTTTATCATCTGTAGTTCCTGTAGGGAAGCTGTGAAATGTTTTGGCATTAGTTGTCAATGAGGAACTGAGACACAGAAGTCAACAAGCAGTTAACGTTACTAAACTTTAATGGACACGTTTCTTACAGAAGTACTACATGTGGTATAACAGCAATTAACGAATCTCTTTCATCTCTAGAGAGGAATTATGGGCATCTCTGAGGGCAATGTCACGCTTCAGGTAAGGATGACGAGAAGAGAGGTGGTACAGGTAGCTGGGTGAAACAGGAGTTCAGGtgaaaagaagcatttcagtGCTAAAGAAcatggggggagggagaggttgGAGTGTCAGGAATTTGAGAGGTTTGCCCTTTGCAAGTCGCAGATTCAAGATTAGGAGTGTTATTTCACCTCTTCCTCTCTACCTTCATGTGCCACTTAAGATGGCTTCAACTGGCATTCTGTTTCCCTGGGCCTCCTCCCTTCTCATCCTTGCTAACAACCATTTTGGCAGGAATTAAAGTGATAATCTGTGTGTTGAAACTACCATTTTCTGTTGAGACCAGGATTCCAGTCCTGGGTTTACTAAtctaattagaaaaaagaagaaaaagtgtatGTATGTTAAGATAGTGGAAAGCACAATAGCCGATAGAGATTTTCACGGTATAACATCTGTCAGGTGTTCTGGATAATGTTCTGCAGCACTCATCCAGAGatgaaacaaacaacaaaatgatgaaaacagaacaacaaaattACTTGTCTGAAGTACAGATCATGAAAACACTACAATTTTATctgataaaaataatgcatataaatattttgctgtttcaggTAATAAAATTGAGCAATACTGTGTATTGATGTTGAGCCTTAGTGGGATAACTTAGCTATGTTTTGTGAATTTATCATGTGAACGATTGATTTCAAAGTCTGACAACTGATCAGTGCTTCTCACGTGCAGCTTTGGGGATAACATCAGTCTTTCGTCTCTAGGCAGCTCTCATCGATTATTTCAAGCAATAGCAGTGATGTTGGTGTCCTTGTGGCAGGAGGTGAGTGAGTTTCCATTACAGCTACAGTAGAATTTAGGATTGCAGCAAAGCACCAAAGACATAATCACCCCCAGTGTAAGCATAAGACAAATTACCCATTTTATCAGCCCGGAGTACAGAAATGGGAGGATTAGGATAGTAAGAATCACAacaagcagcaagagcagcacaAGTCTCTGGATAGCCAGTCTGTTGTCTGCTGGaatgttttgttctctgtgtgAAATGTCTCGGCTGGTTTGAGTCCAGCTCTTGCTGTCCAGCCCAGTGGGGGAGATATGTATCTCAGGAGTTAAATCAGGGTTTTCCAAGTGGTTCATGATGTCGTCTTTATCATGAAGTGTGCGAATGAGTCCTCCTAACACAACAGTCTCTTTTCTGCACAGAGGGCAGGTGATTATCCAGGTCTTGTCGTCTTTCCTAAGAATAAGCTTGAGGCAGACAGCGCAGAAGGCATGTTGGCAGTCCAGGAGCTTTGGTACTCTGTAAATGTTGTACCTGTTGAAGCAGACTAGACAGTCCATGTCTGCAACAAATGTTTTGGGTGAATGCATTTTAGAACCAAATACTTCAGGAGAGATTGAAAAGTTTGTTACCGGAGTTGGAGGCTTTGAATACGGACAGTCTCTTTCTGAAGCTGCTGGTTTAAAGCCGTAAGGACTGTCTAACTCTGTGCGTGGTagtctctctgtttctttggcATGCTCTTCAGTGAATCCCAGTCTCTTCACATCCGTGTTTTCTATTAGAGATCCTACTGTGCTCGTTCCTGAAGTACATTCTGCAGTGGGCTCAGGACCACCCGTTTCAAGCTGCGGTACTCCAGGAGTTGTTgattcattttcattgtttagCCTGTCAGTTGATCTCTCCATAGGGATAAGCCTCAGTGCAGTTTGTCTTCCCTTAGCTGAATGATTTGCTGAGTTTCTGGCTCCGTTTATATGCTGCTTTATTCCAGTTGTGTGCCTGTTTGATTGGTGACAGTTAGCTCTAAGTGTGTTGTGTGCTGTGACAATAATGTTTTTTATGAGATGAGGATCTGAGTTAATGATTAACTTGATGGCTAAGATATTTTACAATGGCTGATAATATCACTGAGCAATTCCCTTCCAGAAGCAGACCCTGTGGCATTAACAGTCTGAAACTTTGTGCCCTGTGACAGCCAGGGTGCAACAACAGCATTACCATTATTACTAAATTAGTACTTTATTTGTTAGCAATAATTTCAGCTGGCCTTAAAGCATGGCTTTGCTGGACAGTGACAGATACAGATAAATTATCTAATATTAGTATTGGTGATGCATTGAGTGCAGCACTTTGGTTAGAGAGTGTggggctgaaaggcagaactgtTCTACTTCTTTTGCATGGGCTTTCTGCGTGACCTTGGCAAGTTGATTCATTCTCTGCCTCTGGCAAGTTGATTcattctctgcctctctctctctttttttttttttttttttttttttttggcattagAACCACAGCGACAAATGCTGAGCATCACGAAAGCTGAATCCTGGTTTGTTGGATTGACAGGAGGTTTAAACATACCTGCTTCCCAGGCACTGTCAGAGATCCTCAGAGGAAATTAAATTAGGAATAAAGTGATGTTGTTAGAATGCATGCAGCAAGAGACAGCGTATTTTTCCTGTCGGGTAGATTTCAAAGAGCAGTGTATacctcccctttcttttctgcatttccagcATTGTGTGCCCTGGTTTTAGGTACCAGACAAGTTGTGAGTGCTCTGGGTAGGAAGTCTGCTCTTCCTTTGGCACTGCTCCCTACCTTACAGCTATTACCGTGCAGCATAATAGGAAGAGTGGGACATCCCTCTGTGTGTGAAATGTCTGGTTACCTACATCCCTGTTGGTTTCAGTTATCAGAGGGCTTCAGGTGAGAACTGAAGCATAGGCAAAGTAAGTGACTTAAGGTTACACAGAGTCTGTGGGAAGtctgggaaataaaaaagtgtcTTAGCAAGAttgtcttcctctttcttgGGGTTTGCAGGAAGAACTGCTGTGCTGACAAGAATACAGTTCTGTTGAGTGGTTTTGTGAATAGTCAGCTTTTCTGAAACTCATGAACAAAATCCCTCACTCTATTTGTTTCAGGGGAGGGGGGGTTGAAGGATAAAATATCTCAGTAGGAAGTAAGGAAGGGCCACTAATCCCTTAAGGCCAGTCTGTCATTTGCTTCTGGAAGACACAGAGTACTGAGTGTGAAGCCTCAAGTGCACCTAGATGCTCAAGCTCTCTCTGCTGTGTCCCAGCCCCTCTCTCCAAccacaaagcagaagaaagaacagaaacaaatgcaatgAGAAGGGCAAGGAGTTCAGGAGGACGCTAAAATTGTGAACTGACTGTTGGGTGAATGAGGTGAGAACTTGTTCTTCTTTGAGAAAGAGTAGAAGGTTTATTGTTAGCAGACTGCCTAGGTGTCCTGGGTGTTCCTGCTGTACTTCTGCTGACACAGGATATAGCAGGGGTTCATGGACATACAGGTGACGCAAATGTTAGGAGCTTTCCATGCTGCAGTTAAATCTCAGTCGGATGAGTTCAGGTCTCCATGTGCGTTTACCCTATTCTTCAGCTGTGGGTGGGTGCAACTTCCCTGTTTTTCCAATATATCTACTGGAAATTCAGAGCTGGCTGAGAGACGTTGTTATTTTGCTACTGATAAAGGTCAACAGCTTCAACagccctagagggaaggggaagtGAAGCATGCTGTGGCTCAGAGGTCCTTGTAAAGCTGTGCGTTCCCGAGGGTACAATTTACCATCGCTTCCATGCGGTCAGGGGATCGCATGGGAGGAAGCGTGATCTAGTGTATGGGCTCAGAAGCTGCAACTTTGCAACTCTGAAGCTGTGTTTTCAGCACTGCTGTGCAGGCGTTGTGTGATCTCTCTGCCCGGAGAGACCAATCCAATCTTACTGGActaaaaatgtctattttacTGATATATTTACTGATGTCCTTCACTGATGAAAATTTCAGCTGAGTTCAGAGGACCTGTCTGAAATGTAGCTGAGACTTGCTGTTGGTTGTGTGGGTGGCTTTCACTGGCTTGTATGATCATTCTAGTCACCTGGGTTGACTCTAGCCCTTTATTGCTATTTAGTCTAATTACCGTTTCATAAATCATTTGCAACCAGTTCATACAATCatcctgtttttctgctcttagTATATTTGCATAAGAAGATGTGTTTCTGTGGATTGTTTCTTCTCTTGGGATTTGTTTATGACAGGAAAGGGATGCAAAAGAGTAATCTTATTTCAGATTCACCTCAAAGTACCAGCTTGTCATAGGCTTTTGGGTATAGTAATAATATTCAAAATCTAATACCTGAAAAGTTAATGTTTATAGTCCCTTGAGCTTCTTCCTCTACtcaatgtatattttataatgtTGCGACTCTGGACAAGAGAGACTTGTTCTCAACGCTAGATATTTCCCCAAATGTAAAAATATGGCTTAAATTGCCTTAGTATGAAGCCTCTTACTATGTCACCTGTCGCTCAGTGTAAGTACGAATGAAGCAGACAGCTTCCATGAATGAACAGTCACCTTTAGATTTACTGTGCCTCTCCGGTTGTtacaagggattttttttttatattgggATTGCTACTGGTGGTGATCAGCGAGGGAATACAGCTACGGTGCATCATGCTCAGAAGTGGCCTCGTAATTGATATTAACAAATACTAATTTAACCTGATAAACAGGACCTGAAACGCCCAACAGGGGAATCCCATGTGGCAATTCTGTCTTGCCTTCTTGGTTGGCTGTGTGCTTTTGTGGCACATTGTTAATGTTCATACCAAGGAAGTCGATTCACTCTGTACCTCGGTGTGTGTTTTCaaattttgagtgttttttaGGGTCCATCTCACAGAGCCACTTGGATGCATTTTTTTGAACAAACAGAGCTAGGAGTTAATTAGACATAAATTCAACTGAAGTGCAGCAGGGGTAATGGCTTTATCTCTAATAGAGTGGATGCACTGATTTGGGGGCAGCGCGGGATTGTATTAATGGTAGATGACTTAGTTAACTGGTTCCTTCTGAGAATGGGGAGGAATAGTAGGGCATGATGCCAACAGGAAAGCCGAGCGCTCCCTAGTCATGCCGTGTTGAGTAATACATGACAGATCggagcttttccttctttgtcaTGCCTCTTACTGCTAAACTTCTGTCCGCTTCCCTGTGGATACACGCAGagtctctcccttttccttctggTACAGCAGTAATGGAAAGGGCTGCCGTGACTCAAAATTACAACACTCAGATCTCCTTCTCATCTCGCTGTAGATATCttagagctgcagcagcagcttctgcagtGAAATAGGAAATGCAGGTACAATGCAATGAGACTTTCTACCAGGAAAAAGGTAACGTGTTTAGTTACAGGCTGAATTCACAGCCCACTCAAGGCAGGCTCTTGCTGAATGTAACCACGGTAAACGCATTTTTTTTCCCGCAATAGAAAttaagtgtttttctgttttgggacttcgggttttcttttttgaaaccTTCCGTTAGTTGTCACTGCTTTGGCTGTCACCCTGACCTGTGTTCCTGTTGTCAGTGCTGGGGCATGGTGGCGTGAGCTGTGTTCTCGCAGTGCCACCTCGCGGGTGGTGAATGTTCTcacctctttcttcctttccagttaATCCAGCATCACTGATTTGGGGCTGAAATAGACGGATCTGGCCAAGAAGTTTGTGCTGGTTTATCATTGTGGAAATTAATGGAAGAGGGTTTACAGCATGTGTCCACGGGAAGTTTTTGCAGCAAGTGGGAACTAAGATGCTGGAGCAGCCCCAGAGGCCCTTCTGGACTGACCACGAGGAGCACCTGGGCAGAGGAGTGCGTTTAACAGGGGAAACCAAGGCTGCAAGCGCACGGCGGATCTCTGCCTGTCCCACAGACAAAGCGTTTGGTGTGAAATCACGAGGTGACTTGTCCTGCTGCCCTCTGCTTCCTCCCGGGCTCCACTCTTGATCTCGAGGGCTGCCTGGCTTCGCCTTCCTTCCCCTTGCGCTTTGCGTGGCTTGGCTCCCTGACACCCTCTGCTTCTCCCGGCTCCCTCCGCTGCCAGTGACTGCTGCTCTCGCTGTCGCTCCTCCTCAGCCGCCTCTTCTTcagccgcctcctcctcctcctcctctggaggaccgcgctgggggggggggaggggagaggggcaTGGTCAGAGCGGCGGCGCTCTGCCCCCCCTTGCCGCCGTCTCTGTGGCGGCGCCTGGCGGTCACGTGAGGGGCGCGGCGCAGGCGCGGTGGGCGCCCGGCGGGCATGTCCCGCAAGCAGGCGGCCAaggcgcggcccggcggcggcggcaggaagacgcggcggccgcggccgccccccgccgccccggccccgggcggcctCGCCGGGCAGCTCCGGGCGCTCGGCCTCAAGCTGCGGGAGGTGCCGGGCGACGGGTGAGCGCCGCGTCGCGGCTCGCCGGCGCCtccgagcccccccccccccccccgcggcagTGCGGGGCCTGTGtcccgggggggagggggggcgccCAGACCGGTCCCCACGGGCGTGGGGGCCACCCTGGTGGTGTGGGGCACGGGGAGCGCCGTAAGCACCGGGAGACGGGGGGCTGGAGAGGCGGCCGCCGGGGAATGGCGCGGAGAATCGTTGGGTTGCCCGTTGTGGTGCCGTCATGAGGCTTGTCGCAGTTTGGGCCGGTCGggcctggtgctgctggtgctctcGGCCTGCCGTGTAGGGTACGGTTCTGCTTTCACTCAAAATTTTACACTCCCGTTAACAATTCTGATTTTGGCAGCCAGTCTAAGTACGGGGAGTAGGTGGTACTGCACATCCATGTCCTTGTTGGCTTTGTGGGCGGAAGGAATGtagctcatttctttttctggccAGTTAACGCTGGCCAGACGCTGCTTCCAGTCTGTGTTTTtgatgaggaagcagctgcagccctTTTCGTTGGTATCAATACAGGATTGCACTGGGGGGAAGCTTCTGGTGCCCGGTCTGTATTCTTTCTACTCCTCCTTCGGGGTGGTTGCTCTGGGGTTCACTGTTAGCCTCCTTTCACACATGCTAACttgcaatttctgttttcttagcaATTGTTTGTTTCGGGCCCTCGGTGATCAGCTTGAGGGGCATTCGCGGAACCACCTTAAACATCGCCAGGAGACGGTGGATTACATGATAAAGCAGCGGGAGGATTTTGAGCCTTTTGTGGAGGATGATGTTCCCTTTGAGAAACATGGTACAGTCTCCATAAGACCCTAATGTAATAATATTGCACAATATCCCTTTACATTTCATTTGGGTACCTTCTTACGACATTGCTTCTCATCCCAGAAGTATTCTAGAAGAGCTCTCTAGTTTTTAGACACAGTagtttgtttggtttctttAGGAAAATGAGCTATTGAATTTGCCTAGGAACTTTTTTAAGTTTAGGAGGAACTtggcagaggaaagaagaaagcaaagactacaaaatggtattttctaaAGGAATTTGATTAAATTAAGTGTCTAGCTCCTCTTGAATGCTGGTGAGTGTTGAATGACTGATTTCCACAGGTTTCTCCTTGACTTTTGATACTTTCTACAGTGTTAAGCCAGGGAAAGATCCAAAGCAGAGACTAATACAGACCTTGTTCTAACAGTTTTGAGGATGTGCCGAGTAGTATGTAGATGATGCTTAAAAGTGTTTTGGTCATTTAATTCatgacattctttttttcagagctaaCACAGAGTTGGGGGCCTTGCGTAATCTAAGAATATACCATGTAATGTAGAGCTTTCTGTGGTCATTTAAGATTCATTAATTTCTGTCATTGCCAAATCCTTGCCTCAACAGTTGCTCTTTTGCAGTTGGGGTTCTCTTTACAGAATTTCTTGGGCTAGTGTTGAAATTGTTACTGACTATTTCTCCAGTGCTTTAGGAGGTGTCAGAAGCTAAGTTTCCaactcttaatttttcttttttttttcctttagttacGAATTTGGCAAAGCCTGGTACCTTTGCTGGCAATGATGCTATTGTGGCATTTGCAAGGAACCATCAAATGAATGTGGTTATTCATCAGCCTAATGCTCCACTGTGGCAGGTGAGAAGCAAAACTTCTGTATTTTGGTCTGATTTTTACCTGATGGGTACACTGATGATAGCCATAGTTACTTGGCGTGGTGTTGAGttgtgcttgcttttttcagCCTGGAAATAAAGTTCTCAAGACTTCAGCTAGGAGGAGAGAAGCGAAATGATACAATGAATGCAGGACGTATGAGTATATGGAGAGAGAACTCTGCTTTTAAGCTACTAGCTTCAGTCATGTTTCTGTCTCCTGAGGATCAGACGCCACGCAAGGtgtctgttttcacagaaatttgaGCTAGACTTAAGGAAACTTGAATGATAACAAATTTCAGGAAACTTGAAAGTGAAGGTATAGCAGGGCAGCTCCTGCAGTGTGGTGGAATGAAGTGCCATCTGTTCTGTGTTAAATTcggaatgaaaatgaaatggtttCTAACAGCTGGAGAAATGAGGTTCTGGAATGGGcaaaaaagaagggggaagtTTCAAAGCCTTAAGGTGGTTTTTAATCAGTTTATGAAAGTAGATTGATGTTTGTTGCAGTCccctgctggaagaggaaacCATGATCTGTCATGtccctcctctttttctgttgtcATTTTCCTGTAGTGGATCCACACTCAATTTGCCTGTTTTATTCAGCAAGTGAGACCCTACATTCAAGCCAAGACGatttcttgacatttttttaGTGATAGTAGTAGTGAATTTAGGGGCTGGCTCCAGTTTAGAGGGAGCACTAATGAGGTGTATAGATTAAGCAGggagataaagaaaagataagatGAAAGCTGTCAATAGTGTcttaaatgcatttgaaatacGGTTAGATGGATTCCTGAACCAGAAGAAGTTTAAACTTTATATGGCAGCCATTGGAGGAAAGAGATTTTAacttgcatatttaaaaaagaaaagcgtGCCTGATGGCCGTGATACAAATCAGCAGGAATACTCAACTGCTTGACTTGGGAGAGTACGTAGCGGTGAGACGACCCTGCTGGAGTTCATGGAGGTGCTGTTCATGTTTCGTTACTGTTTTGAGTCTGGTGCTTGTGTCCATGTACTTAACCCGTATTGATATTTCATATGTCCCCTCAAAAATCTtcaacttccccccccccccgccatcaTTGGCCTATCTAGAATTGTAAATACTGAGTTTGTGATGAGGTTTGGTGTTTCGGATGCCTGAATCAGTTTATGAAAGACTGATACGGTTTCCTCTTACAGCAGGAGACTGGAACAAGTGATCCATCACGTAATCTTGTTAGAAAAAGGCATTAATAGCCCTGGGGAATCAAGTCAGCTGATGATTATTATGTAGGTATGTCAGAATACCAGTAGTGTGGGCAATCTCTGGCTGGTGTCCTTTtccctgatttctttttaatatcataACGACGGTTTTACCGTAAGATTGTCTTGCACTCTTCAAAGTGGCACGAGTAGAGAGCTGTTAATAACGGTACTTATTGTAAGTCTCCTCCCTGCATGGGAGATACATCAGGGCATTGGAATACGTAAGGGATCACAGCATGATGCCAACCTAAGCGAGTTACCAGACTCAACCAACCCAGGGCACCCTTCTCTTGACATTAACcttaatatatttcttaatattcAATACTTCtccaagtctttttttctctctgctctggagCTCTGGCAAAATTTTGGAAAGATTAGGTTACAAGGAGAGCGTTTCCAGAGAGGTAATCCAGCAAGATACTTAAAGCAGATAGTGTGAATCTTGCCTTTGGTCTCAACTCTAAAGCAGATGGTGAATTACCCTTTAATTTTAAGAGAACTGTTTTCACACACTGCAGCCAAGCTGGAAAAATGTGAACAGGATAAATGCTCAGGGCCTTCAGCTGTTTCTCAGGCTGGCCTAATCAAGAGCTTATTGGAGGTGGACATCTTGACTGACTTCTTAGGGTTTTAAAAACCCTTTACTTTTTCCCGATAGTGACTGCAA
Coding sequences within:
- the RNF186 gene encoding E3 ubiquitin-protein ligase RNF186 → MERSTDRLNNENESTTPGVPQLETGGPEPTAECTSGTSTVGSLIENTDVKRLGFTEEHAKETERLPRTELDSPYGFKPAASERDCPYSKPPTPVTNFSISPEVFGSKMHSPKTFVADMDCLVCFNRYNIYRVPKLLDCQHAFCAVCLKLILRKDDKTWIITCPLCRKETVVLGGLIRTLHDKDDIMNHLENPDLTPEIHISPTGLDSKSWTQTSRDISHREQNIPADNRLAIQRLVLLLLLVVILTILILPFLYSGLIKWVICLMLTLGVIMSLVLCCNPKFYCSCNGNSLTSCHKDTNITAIA